A region of Epinephelus moara isolate mb chromosome 15, YSFRI_EMoa_1.0, whole genome shotgun sequence DNA encodes the following proteins:
- the LOC126401829 gene encoding gamma-glutamylaminecyclotransferase B-like produces the protein MARVFVYGTLKKGQPNYYRMFESINGKAEFLASARTTQKYPLVIASKYNIPFLLNIPGQGHRVRGEIYKVDDKMLKFLDDFETVPTMYQRTLVKLEVEEWVGETEGEERLKAGSITEAFVYSATTYKPDWPSLPCYESYDSFGDHGLEYVYREARD, from the coding sequence ATGGCTCGTGTCTTCGTCTATGGCACCCTGAAGAAAGGGCAGCCCAACTACTACCGCATGTTTGAGAGCATCAACGGTAAAGCGGAGTTCCTCGCCTCGGCCCGCACCACCCAGAAATACCCTCTAGTGATTGCCAGCAAGTACAACATCCCTTTCCTCCTCAACATCCCGGGCCAGGGTCACCGAGTCCGAGGAGAGATCTACAAAGTGGACGACAAGATGCTGAAATTTCTGGATGACTTTGAAACAGTTCCCACCATGTACCAGCGGACTCTGGTCAAGCTGGAGGTGGAAGAGTGGGtgggggagacagagggagaggagaggctgaAAGCAGGAAGCATTACTGAGGCGTTTGTGTACAGCGCAACGACGTACAAGCCAGACTGGCCTTCACTGCCATGCTATGAGAGCTATGATTCTTTTGGAGATCATGGGCTTGAATATGTGTACAGAGAGGCACGGGACTGA
- the arl13b gene encoding ADP-ribosylation factor-like protein 13B isoform X3, with protein MFSLMANCCNWLKRWREPARKVTLVMVGLDNAGKTATVRGIQGDNPQDVAPTVGFSKVDLKQGKFEVTIFDLGGGKRIRGIWKNYYSESHGVVFVVDSSDVQRIQETRETMAEVLQHPRIAGKPVLVLANKQDQEGALAEADIIENLSLEKLVNENKCLCQIEPCSAVLGYGKKVDKSIKKGLKWLLNNIAKDYEAITERVQKDTAEQRAQEDQDKKERAERVRRIRAERERQEREEAEREGRQIQEEELDDENMPSPFQPISNVISENEDKEKERRRQRELQETRTNSPKTDADQEEEEYEEDEEPDDTRQTPENASSATTGEQDKKKTRKLHLKRKHRVDPLRTEEGPAESPTPPPPPVGWATPKVSRLPKLEPLGDSRHSDFFKKPLPPLANRPRPNGDAHDIIF; from the exons ATGTTTAGCCTGATGGCGAATTGCTGCAACTGGCTGAAACGCTGGCGAGAGCCTGCAAG GAAAGTGACTCTGGTTATGGTGGGACTAGATAATGCCGGGAAGACAGCCACAGTACGAGGAATCCAAGGAG aTAATCCCCAGGATGTCGCTCCTACAGTTGGTTTTTCTAAGGTTGACTTGAAGCAGGGCAAATTCGAGGTGACCATCTTTGACCTGGGTGGTGGGAAGAGAATCCGGGGCATCTGGAAGAACTACTACTCAGAGTCACACGGTGTGGTGTTTGTGGTGGATTCCAGCGACGTCCAGAGGATCCAAGAGACGCGGGAGACCATGGCTGAGGTCCTCCAGCACCCGCGCATCGCAGGGAAACCTGTGCTAGT GCTCGCCAACAAACAAGACCAAGAGGGAGCGCTGGCTGAAGCAGACATCATTGAGAACCTGTCGTTAGAGAAGCTTGTTAACGAGAACAAGTGTCTCTGTCAGATC GAGCCATGCTCTGCCGTTCTAGGCTACGGCAAAAAGGTGGACAAGTCCATCAAGAAGGGCCTGAAGTGGCTCCTCAACAACATTGCCAAAGACTACGAGGCCATTACTGAGCGCGTGCAGAAGGACACAGCTGAGCAGCGCGCTCAGGAGGACCAGGACAAGAAGGAGAGGGCGGAGAGAGTGCGGCGGATACGAGCGGAGAG AGAACGGCAGGAACGGGAAGAAGCAGAACGCGAGGGCAGGCAGATTCAGGAAGAGGAGCTTGATGATGAAAACATGCCCAGCCCCTTCCAACCAATCAGCAACGTGATCTCTGAG AATGAGGataaagaaaaggagaggaggaggcaaagagagctgcaggagaCCAGGACCAACAGCCCGAAGACGGATGCTgatcaggaggaagaggagtatgaggaagatgaagagcCAGACGACACAAGACAAACGCCGGAAAATGCCAGCTCAG CCACAACAGGCGAGCAAGACAAAAAGAAGACGAGGAAGCTGCACCTGAAGAGGAAGCACAGGGTGGACCCGCTGAGGACAGAGGAGGGGCCAGCAGAGAGCcccacccctccacctcctccag ttggATGGGCCACACCAAAAGTTTCTAGACTGCCAAAACTAGAACCACTCGGGGACTCGAGACATTCTG ATTTTTTCAAGAAGCCTCTCCCGCCTCTCGCGAACAGGCCGCGGCCTAACGGCGACGCTCATGACATCATTTTTTAA
- the arl13b gene encoding ADP-ribosylation factor-like protein 13B isoform X1 codes for MFSLMANCCNWLKRWREPARKVTLVMVGLDNAGKTATVRGIQGDNPQDVAPTVGFSKVDLKQGKFEVTIFDLGGGKRIRGIWKNYYSESHGVVFVVDSSDVQRIQETRETMAEVLQHPRIAGKPVLVLANKQDQEGALAEADIIENLSLEKLVNENKCLCQIEPCSAVLGYGKKVDKSIKKGLKWLLNNIAKDYEAITERVQKDTAEQRAQEDQDKKERAERVRRIRAERERQEREEAEREGRQIQEEELDDENMPSPFQPISNVISENEDKEKERRRQRELQETRTNSPKTDADQEEEEYEEDEEPDDTRQTPENASSATTGEQDKKKTRKLHLKRKHRVDPLRTEEGPAESPTPPPPPVGWATPKVSRLPKLEPLGDSRHSGICLNVCGSFMLPDVFNQLKGLSVYSSIFSLRRHISSASVQQPPWLILFLFMLL; via the exons ATGTTTAGCCTGATGGCGAATTGCTGCAACTGGCTGAAACGCTGGCGAGAGCCTGCAAG GAAAGTGACTCTGGTTATGGTGGGACTAGATAATGCCGGGAAGACAGCCACAGTACGAGGAATCCAAGGAG aTAATCCCCAGGATGTCGCTCCTACAGTTGGTTTTTCTAAGGTTGACTTGAAGCAGGGCAAATTCGAGGTGACCATCTTTGACCTGGGTGGTGGGAAGAGAATCCGGGGCATCTGGAAGAACTACTACTCAGAGTCACACGGTGTGGTGTTTGTGGTGGATTCCAGCGACGTCCAGAGGATCCAAGAGACGCGGGAGACCATGGCTGAGGTCCTCCAGCACCCGCGCATCGCAGGGAAACCTGTGCTAGT GCTCGCCAACAAACAAGACCAAGAGGGAGCGCTGGCTGAAGCAGACATCATTGAGAACCTGTCGTTAGAGAAGCTTGTTAACGAGAACAAGTGTCTCTGTCAGATC GAGCCATGCTCTGCCGTTCTAGGCTACGGCAAAAAGGTGGACAAGTCCATCAAGAAGGGCCTGAAGTGGCTCCTCAACAACATTGCCAAAGACTACGAGGCCATTACTGAGCGCGTGCAGAAGGACACAGCTGAGCAGCGCGCTCAGGAGGACCAGGACAAGAAGGAGAGGGCGGAGAGAGTGCGGCGGATACGAGCGGAGAG AGAACGGCAGGAACGGGAAGAAGCAGAACGCGAGGGCAGGCAGATTCAGGAAGAGGAGCTTGATGATGAAAACATGCCCAGCCCCTTCCAACCAATCAGCAACGTGATCTCTGAG AATGAGGataaagaaaaggagaggaggaggcaaagagagctgcaggagaCCAGGACCAACAGCCCGAAGACGGATGCTgatcaggaggaagaggagtatgaggaagatgaagagcCAGACGACACAAGACAAACGCCGGAAAATGCCAGCTCAG CCACAACAGGCGAGCAAGACAAAAAGAAGACGAGGAAGCTGCACCTGAAGAGGAAGCACAGGGTGGACCCGCTGAGGACAGAGGAGGGGCCAGCAGAGAGCcccacccctccacctcctccag ttggATGGGCCACACCAAAAGTTTCTAGACTGCCAAAACTAGAACCACTCGGGGACTCGAGACATTCTG GCatatgtttgaatgtgtgtggaTCCTTCATGCTGCCAGACGTCTTTAATCAACTCAAAGGCTTGTCTGTGTATTCATCTATATTTTCCCTCCGTCGACATATCTCATCTGCTTCTGTGCAGCAGCCGCCATGGCtaattctctttttatttatgcTGTTATAG
- the arl13b gene encoding ADP-ribosylation factor-like protein 13B isoform X5 → MKATWLERTVRWIVRLMSFRRKCQRKVTLVMVGLDNAGKTATVRGIQGDNPQDVAPTVGFSKVDLKQGKFEVTIFDLGGGKRIRGIWKNYYSESHGVVFVVDSSDVQRIQETRETMAEVLQHPRIAGKPVLVLANKQDQEGALAEADIIENLSLEKLVNENKCLCQIEPCSAVLGYGKKVDKSIKKGLKWLLNNIAKDYEAITERVQKDTAEQRAQEDQDKKERAERVRRIRAERERQEREEAEREGRQIQEEELDDENMPSPFQPISNVISENEDKEKERRRQRELQETRTNSPKTDADQEEEEYEEDEEPDDTRQTPENASSATTGEQDKKKTRKLHLKRKHRVDPLRTEEGPAESPTPPPPPVGWATPKVSRLPKLEPLGDSRHSVSGV, encoded by the exons ATGAAGGCCACTTGGCTCGAGAGGACAGTTAGATGGATTGTGCGGTTGATGTCTTTTCGGCGCAAGTGTCAA AGGAAAGTGACTCTGGTTATGGTGGGACTAGATAATGCCGGGAAGACAGCCACAGTACGAGGAATCCAAGGAG aTAATCCCCAGGATGTCGCTCCTACAGTTGGTTTTTCTAAGGTTGACTTGAAGCAGGGCAAATTCGAGGTGACCATCTTTGACCTGGGTGGTGGGAAGAGAATCCGGGGCATCTGGAAGAACTACTACTCAGAGTCACACGGTGTGGTGTTTGTGGTGGATTCCAGCGACGTCCAGAGGATCCAAGAGACGCGGGAGACCATGGCTGAGGTCCTCCAGCACCCGCGCATCGCAGGGAAACCTGTGCTAGT GCTCGCCAACAAACAAGACCAAGAGGGAGCGCTGGCTGAAGCAGACATCATTGAGAACCTGTCGTTAGAGAAGCTTGTTAACGAGAACAAGTGTCTCTGTCAGATC GAGCCATGCTCTGCCGTTCTAGGCTACGGCAAAAAGGTGGACAAGTCCATCAAGAAGGGCCTGAAGTGGCTCCTCAACAACATTGCCAAAGACTACGAGGCCATTACTGAGCGCGTGCAGAAGGACACAGCTGAGCAGCGCGCTCAGGAGGACCAGGACAAGAAGGAGAGGGCGGAGAGAGTGCGGCGGATACGAGCGGAGAG AGAACGGCAGGAACGGGAAGAAGCAGAACGCGAGGGCAGGCAGATTCAGGAAGAGGAGCTTGATGATGAAAACATGCCCAGCCCCTTCCAACCAATCAGCAACGTGATCTCTGAG AATGAGGataaagaaaaggagaggaggaggcaaagagagctgcaggagaCCAGGACCAACAGCCCGAAGACGGATGCTgatcaggaggaagaggagtatgaggaagatgaagagcCAGACGACACAAGACAAACGCCGGAAAATGCCAGCTCAG CCACAACAGGCGAGCAAGACAAAAAGAAGACGAGGAAGCTGCACCTGAAGAGGAAGCACAGGGTGGACCCGCTGAGGACAGAGGAGGGGCCAGCAGAGAGCcccacccctccacctcctccag ttggATGGGCCACACCAAAAGTTTCTAGACTGCCAAAACTAGAACCACTCGGGGACTCGAGACATTCTG TGAGCGGTGTGTAG
- the arl13b gene encoding ADP-ribosylation factor-like protein 13B isoform X2: MKATWLERTVRWIVRLMSFRRKCQRKVTLVMVGLDNAGKTATVRGIQGDNPQDVAPTVGFSKVDLKQGKFEVTIFDLGGGKRIRGIWKNYYSESHGVVFVVDSSDVQRIQETRETMAEVLQHPRIAGKPVLVLANKQDQEGALAEADIIENLSLEKLVNENKCLCQIEPCSAVLGYGKKVDKSIKKGLKWLLNNIAKDYEAITERVQKDTAEQRAQEDQDKKERAERVRRIRAERERQEREEAEREGRQIQEEELDDENMPSPFQPISNVISENEDKEKERRRQRELQETRTNSPKTDADQEEEEYEEDEEPDDTRQTPENASSATTGEQDKKKTRKLHLKRKHRVDPLRTEEGPAESPTPPPPPVGWATPKVSRLPKLEPLGDSRHSDFFKKPLPPLANRPRPNGDAHDIIF, from the exons ATGAAGGCCACTTGGCTCGAGAGGACAGTTAGATGGATTGTGCGGTTGATGTCTTTTCGGCGCAAGTGTCAA AGGAAAGTGACTCTGGTTATGGTGGGACTAGATAATGCCGGGAAGACAGCCACAGTACGAGGAATCCAAGGAG aTAATCCCCAGGATGTCGCTCCTACAGTTGGTTTTTCTAAGGTTGACTTGAAGCAGGGCAAATTCGAGGTGACCATCTTTGACCTGGGTGGTGGGAAGAGAATCCGGGGCATCTGGAAGAACTACTACTCAGAGTCACACGGTGTGGTGTTTGTGGTGGATTCCAGCGACGTCCAGAGGATCCAAGAGACGCGGGAGACCATGGCTGAGGTCCTCCAGCACCCGCGCATCGCAGGGAAACCTGTGCTAGT GCTCGCCAACAAACAAGACCAAGAGGGAGCGCTGGCTGAAGCAGACATCATTGAGAACCTGTCGTTAGAGAAGCTTGTTAACGAGAACAAGTGTCTCTGTCAGATC GAGCCATGCTCTGCCGTTCTAGGCTACGGCAAAAAGGTGGACAAGTCCATCAAGAAGGGCCTGAAGTGGCTCCTCAACAACATTGCCAAAGACTACGAGGCCATTACTGAGCGCGTGCAGAAGGACACAGCTGAGCAGCGCGCTCAGGAGGACCAGGACAAGAAGGAGAGGGCGGAGAGAGTGCGGCGGATACGAGCGGAGAG AGAACGGCAGGAACGGGAAGAAGCAGAACGCGAGGGCAGGCAGATTCAGGAAGAGGAGCTTGATGATGAAAACATGCCCAGCCCCTTCCAACCAATCAGCAACGTGATCTCTGAG AATGAGGataaagaaaaggagaggaggaggcaaagagagctgcaggagaCCAGGACCAACAGCCCGAAGACGGATGCTgatcaggaggaagaggagtatgaggaagatgaagagcCAGACGACACAAGACAAACGCCGGAAAATGCCAGCTCAG CCACAACAGGCGAGCAAGACAAAAAGAAGACGAGGAAGCTGCACCTGAAGAGGAAGCACAGGGTGGACCCGCTGAGGACAGAGGAGGGGCCAGCAGAGAGCcccacccctccacctcctccag ttggATGGGCCACACCAAAAGTTTCTAGACTGCCAAAACTAGAACCACTCGGGGACTCGAGACATTCTG ATTTTTTCAAGAAGCCTCTCCCGCCTCTCGCGAACAGGCCGCGGCCTAACGGCGACGCTCATGACATCATTTTTTAA
- the arl13b gene encoding ADP-ribosylation factor-like protein 13B isoform X4, which produces MKATWLERTVRWIVRLMSFRRKCQRKVTLVMVGLDNAGKTATVRGIQGDNPQDVAPTVGFSKVDLKQGKFEVTIFDLGGGKRIRGIWKNYYSESHGVVFVVDSSDVQRIQETRETMAEVLQHPRIAGKPVLVLANKQDQEGALAEADIIENLSLEKLVNENKCLCQIEPCSAVLGYGKKVDKSIKKGLKWLLNNIAKDYEAITERVQKDTAEQRAQEDQDKKERAERVRRIRAERERQEREEAEREGRQIQEEELDDENMPSPFQPISNVISENEDKEKERRRQRELQETRTNSPKTDADQEEEEYEEDEEPDDTRQTPENASSATTGEQDKKKTRKLHLKRKHRVDPLRTEEGPAESPTPPPPPVGWATPKVSRLPKLEPLGDSRHSGKDAVKSMSGV; this is translated from the exons ATGAAGGCCACTTGGCTCGAGAGGACAGTTAGATGGATTGTGCGGTTGATGTCTTTTCGGCGCAAGTGTCAA AGGAAAGTGACTCTGGTTATGGTGGGACTAGATAATGCCGGGAAGACAGCCACAGTACGAGGAATCCAAGGAG aTAATCCCCAGGATGTCGCTCCTACAGTTGGTTTTTCTAAGGTTGACTTGAAGCAGGGCAAATTCGAGGTGACCATCTTTGACCTGGGTGGTGGGAAGAGAATCCGGGGCATCTGGAAGAACTACTACTCAGAGTCACACGGTGTGGTGTTTGTGGTGGATTCCAGCGACGTCCAGAGGATCCAAGAGACGCGGGAGACCATGGCTGAGGTCCTCCAGCACCCGCGCATCGCAGGGAAACCTGTGCTAGT GCTCGCCAACAAACAAGACCAAGAGGGAGCGCTGGCTGAAGCAGACATCATTGAGAACCTGTCGTTAGAGAAGCTTGTTAACGAGAACAAGTGTCTCTGTCAGATC GAGCCATGCTCTGCCGTTCTAGGCTACGGCAAAAAGGTGGACAAGTCCATCAAGAAGGGCCTGAAGTGGCTCCTCAACAACATTGCCAAAGACTACGAGGCCATTACTGAGCGCGTGCAGAAGGACACAGCTGAGCAGCGCGCTCAGGAGGACCAGGACAAGAAGGAGAGGGCGGAGAGAGTGCGGCGGATACGAGCGGAGAG AGAACGGCAGGAACGGGAAGAAGCAGAACGCGAGGGCAGGCAGATTCAGGAAGAGGAGCTTGATGATGAAAACATGCCCAGCCCCTTCCAACCAATCAGCAACGTGATCTCTGAG AATGAGGataaagaaaaggagaggaggaggcaaagagagctgcaggagaCCAGGACCAACAGCCCGAAGACGGATGCTgatcaggaggaagaggagtatgaggaagatgaagagcCAGACGACACAAGACAAACGCCGGAAAATGCCAGCTCAG CCACAACAGGCGAGCAAGACAAAAAGAAGACGAGGAAGCTGCACCTGAAGAGGAAGCACAGGGTGGACCCGCTGAGGACAGAGGAGGGGCCAGCAGAGAGCcccacccctccacctcctccag ttggATGGGCCACACCAAAAGTTTCTAGACTGCCAAAACTAGAACCACTCGGGGACTCGAGACATTCTGGTAAAGATGCTGTGAAGTCCA TGAGCGGTGTGTAG
- the arl13b gene encoding ADP-ribosylation factor-like protein 13B isoform X6: MKATWLERTVRWIVRLMSFRRKCQRKVTLVMVGLDNAGKTATVRGIQGDNPQDVAPTVGFSKVDLKQGKFEVTIFDLGGGKRIRGIWKNYYSESHGVVFVVDSSDVQRIQETRETMAEVLQHPRIAGKPVLVLANKQDQEGALAEADIIENLSLEKLVNENKCLCQIEPCSAVLGYGKKVDKSIKKGLKWLLNNIAKDYEAITERVQKDTAEQRAQEDQDKKERAERVRRIRAERERQEREEAEREGRQIQEEELDDENMPSPFQPISNVISENEDKEKERRRQRELQETRTNSPKTDADQEEEEYEEDEEPDDTRQTPENASSATTGEQDKKKTRKLHLKRKHRVDPLRTEEGPAESPTPPPPPVSGV; the protein is encoded by the exons ATGAAGGCCACTTGGCTCGAGAGGACAGTTAGATGGATTGTGCGGTTGATGTCTTTTCGGCGCAAGTGTCAA AGGAAAGTGACTCTGGTTATGGTGGGACTAGATAATGCCGGGAAGACAGCCACAGTACGAGGAATCCAAGGAG aTAATCCCCAGGATGTCGCTCCTACAGTTGGTTTTTCTAAGGTTGACTTGAAGCAGGGCAAATTCGAGGTGACCATCTTTGACCTGGGTGGTGGGAAGAGAATCCGGGGCATCTGGAAGAACTACTACTCAGAGTCACACGGTGTGGTGTTTGTGGTGGATTCCAGCGACGTCCAGAGGATCCAAGAGACGCGGGAGACCATGGCTGAGGTCCTCCAGCACCCGCGCATCGCAGGGAAACCTGTGCTAGT GCTCGCCAACAAACAAGACCAAGAGGGAGCGCTGGCTGAAGCAGACATCATTGAGAACCTGTCGTTAGAGAAGCTTGTTAACGAGAACAAGTGTCTCTGTCAGATC GAGCCATGCTCTGCCGTTCTAGGCTACGGCAAAAAGGTGGACAAGTCCATCAAGAAGGGCCTGAAGTGGCTCCTCAACAACATTGCCAAAGACTACGAGGCCATTACTGAGCGCGTGCAGAAGGACACAGCTGAGCAGCGCGCTCAGGAGGACCAGGACAAGAAGGAGAGGGCGGAGAGAGTGCGGCGGATACGAGCGGAGAG AGAACGGCAGGAACGGGAAGAAGCAGAACGCGAGGGCAGGCAGATTCAGGAAGAGGAGCTTGATGATGAAAACATGCCCAGCCCCTTCCAACCAATCAGCAACGTGATCTCTGAG AATGAGGataaagaaaaggagaggaggaggcaaagagagctgcaggagaCCAGGACCAACAGCCCGAAGACGGATGCTgatcaggaggaagaggagtatgaggaagatgaagagcCAGACGACACAAGACAAACGCCGGAAAATGCCAGCTCAG CCACAACAGGCGAGCAAGACAAAAAGAAGACGAGGAAGCTGCACCTGAAGAGGAAGCACAGGGTGGACCCGCTGAGGACAGAGGAGGGGCCAGCAGAGAGCcccacccctccacctcctccag TGAGCGGTGTGTAG